One window from the genome of Mumia sp. ZJ1417 encodes:
- a CDS encoding ABC transporter substrate-binding protein, protein MKIAQLAAGLTAAALVLTGCGGGDDEGDGETTVRLSIEQDVDTLLPMDSNVNDNISVLDVVYDGLVRYDPKTTKPYNYVAEDVSTTDNTVWTIKIKDGFEFQNGEPVDAAAFARAWNYAAYGPNAMGNNYFFERFTGYDEMQGEYEEDDEGNVTVTTEPTAKELTGVKVVDPQTLEITLNGPFAGFSTMLGYTGFFPVAQECIDDVDACAVKPIGNGPFKVEEWEQGQRLTAAKWSDYKGEETPDFDRIEWTEYSGDSDWADFEAGDVDATGDVPPAEWERATSDPDLSSRMIEGPGAALSYLGFPMYLGKPFDDVEFRKAISLAIDRKTIVDKVVPGQYVAADSWVIPDGVPGGVAGTCEFCTFDPAAAKAALAKAGGWPKGKKLTIHLGEDETQEAIFKAVGDSIQLNLGIPYVLDPTPDFFDRRSARDFDGIMRSNWFPDYPLNENYLAPVYASGDAKKGNENFGYYNAEFEKLIKEGDAAPDLEAAVSKYQEAEKVIATDLAGVPVMFAQNVMFYSDRLDDVVLDPFSGEIKLRLLKVS, encoded by the coding sequence GTGAAGATTGCTCAACTGGCCGCGGGTCTGACCGCCGCGGCTCTGGTGCTGACGGGCTGCGGAGGCGGGGACGACGAAGGCGACGGTGAGACTACCGTCCGGCTGAGCATCGAGCAGGATGTCGACACGCTCCTGCCGATGGACTCCAACGTCAACGACAACATCAGCGTGCTCGACGTCGTCTACGACGGGCTCGTCCGCTACGACCCCAAGACGACGAAGCCCTACAACTACGTCGCGGAGGACGTCAGCACCACCGACAACACGGTGTGGACGATCAAGATCAAGGACGGCTTCGAGTTCCAGAACGGCGAGCCCGTCGACGCCGCAGCGTTCGCCCGCGCATGGAACTACGCCGCGTACGGGCCGAACGCGATGGGCAACAACTACTTCTTCGAGCGCTTCACCGGCTACGACGAGATGCAGGGCGAGTACGAGGAGGACGACGAGGGCAACGTCACCGTCACGACGGAGCCGACTGCCAAGGAGCTCACCGGCGTCAAGGTCGTCGATCCTCAGACCCTCGAGATCACCCTCAACGGCCCGTTCGCCGGCTTCTCCACGATGCTCGGCTACACCGGCTTCTTCCCGGTGGCGCAGGAGTGCATCGACGACGTCGATGCGTGCGCCGTCAAGCCGATCGGCAACGGTCCGTTCAAGGTCGAGGAGTGGGAGCAGGGCCAGCGCCTCACCGCCGCGAAGTGGAGCGACTACAAGGGTGAAGAGACGCCCGACTTCGACCGCATCGAGTGGACCGAGTACTCCGGCGACTCCGACTGGGCCGACTTCGAGGCCGGCGACGTCGACGCCACGGGCGACGTCCCGCCGGCGGAGTGGGAGCGTGCGACGAGCGACCCCGACCTCTCCTCACGGATGATCGAGGGCCCGGGCGCGGCACTGTCGTACCTCGGCTTCCCGATGTATCTCGGCAAGCCCTTCGACGACGTCGAGTTCCGCAAGGCGATCTCGCTGGCGATCGACCGCAAGACCATCGTCGACAAGGTCGTCCCCGGCCAGTACGTCGCCGCCGACAGCTGGGTCATCCCCGACGGTGTCCCGGGTGGCGTCGCCGGGACCTGCGAGTTCTGCACGTTCGACCCGGCCGCGGCCAAGGCGGCGCTGGCGAAGGCCGGCGGCTGGCCCAAGGGCAAGAAGCTCACGATCCACCTCGGCGAGGACGAGACGCAGGAGGCGATCTTCAAGGCCGTCGGCGACTCGATCCAGCTCAACCTCGGCATCCCGTACGTGCTGGACCCGACGCCGGACTTCTTCGACCGCCGCTCGGCTCGCGACTTCGACGGCATCATGCGCAGCAACTGGTTCCCGGACTACCCGCTCAACGAGAACTACCTCGCGCCCGTCTACGCCAGCGGAGACGCCAAGAAGGGCAACGAGAACTTCGGCTACTACAACGCCGAGTTCGAGAAGCTCATCAAGGAGGGTGACGCGGCGCCGGACCTCGAGGCGGCTGTCTCGAAGTACCAGGAGGCCGAGAAGGTCATCGCGACCGACCTGGCCGGCGTCCCGGTCATGTTCGCCCAGAACGTGATGTTCTACAGCGACCGTCTCGACGACGTGGTGCTCGACCCGTTCAGCGGGGAGATCAAGCTGCGTCTGCTCAAGGTGAGCTGA
- a CDS encoding DUF1540 domain-containing protein, with protein sequence MTVTELPEVGECVVAGCSYNHEHACHAGAITIAGSTNDAACGTFIDLGPSGGLAKVVARVGACHRSDCVHNSELECTADAIRVGPGKDKADCLTYQMRI encoded by the coding sequence ATGACCGTCACGGAACTTCCCGAGGTCGGCGAGTGCGTAGTCGCCGGCTGTTCGTACAACCACGAGCACGCATGCCACGCCGGAGCGATCACGATCGCCGGCTCGACCAACGACGCCGCGTGCGGCACCTTCATCGACCTGGGGCCCAGCGGTGGCCTCGCCAAGGTGGTGGCGCGCGTCGGTGCGTGCCACCGTTCGGACTGTGTCCACAACTCCGAGCTTGAGTGCACCGCCGACGCGATCCGGGTCGGACCCGGCAAGGACAAGGCAGACTGCCTCACCTACCAGATGCGGATCTGA
- a CDS encoding cystathionine beta-synthase, protein MDYANALLDLVGDTPLVRLRRVTDGASPLVLAKVEYLNPGGSVKDRIATRMVEAAEESGELKPGGTIVEPTSGNTGVGLAMVAQEKGYHCVFVCPDKVSEDKRNVLKAYGAEVVVCPTAVPPEHPDSYYEVSDRLVREIDGAWKPNQYANVNNPRAHYETTGPEIWQQTDGRITHFVAGIGTGGTISGTGRYLKEVSEGRVQIVGADPHGSVYSGGTGRPYLVEGVGEDFWPDTYDRDVCDRIIEVSDTDSFAMTRRLAREEAMLVGGSAGMAAAAAVRLAQEIDDPDAVIVVLLPDGGRGYLTKVFDDEWLARYGFLTPPRGEQTVGDLLRGKEGRLPDLVHTHPHESVAEAVKILREYGVSQMPVLRAEPPVRAAEVAGAVSERDLLDKLFHGEASLADTVEEHMAPSLPSIGAGEPVEEAVAALGNADAVVVHEDGDPVGVLTRHDLLGYVATL, encoded by the coding sequence GTGGACTACGCTAACGCGCTGCTTGATCTCGTCGGAGACACTCCGCTCGTACGCCTTCGCCGAGTGACGGACGGCGCCTCGCCGTTGGTGCTCGCCAAGGTCGAGTACCTCAATCCCGGGGGGAGCGTGAAGGACCGCATCGCCACCCGGATGGTCGAGGCCGCCGAGGAGTCCGGCGAGCTGAAGCCGGGTGGCACCATCGTCGAGCCGACCAGCGGCAACACTGGTGTCGGGCTCGCGATGGTCGCCCAGGAGAAGGGCTACCACTGCGTCTTCGTGTGCCCGGACAAGGTCAGTGAGGACAAGCGGAACGTCCTCAAGGCGTACGGGGCAGAGGTCGTCGTGTGCCCGACCGCGGTCCCGCCGGAGCACCCCGACTCCTACTACGAGGTCTCCGACCGTCTGGTGCGCGAGATCGACGGTGCCTGGAAGCCCAACCAGTACGCGAACGTGAACAACCCGCGTGCCCACTACGAGACGACGGGCCCGGAGATCTGGCAGCAGACCGACGGCCGCATCACGCACTTCGTGGCCGGCATCGGCACCGGCGGCACGATCTCGGGCACCGGTCGCTACCTCAAGGAGGTCAGCGAGGGACGTGTCCAGATCGTCGGCGCCGACCCGCATGGCTCGGTCTACTCCGGCGGCACGGGGCGGCCGTACCTGGTCGAGGGCGTCGGCGAGGACTTCTGGCCCGACACGTACGACCGTGACGTCTGCGACCGGATCATCGAGGTCAGCGACACGGACTCGTTCGCGATGACGCGGCGCCTCGCACGCGAGGAGGCGATGCTCGTCGGCGGCTCCGCCGGCATGGCCGCGGCCGCGGCAGTCCGCCTCGCGCAGGAGATCGACGACCCCGACGCCGTCATCGTCGTGCTGCTGCCCGACGGTGGACGCGGCTATCTCACGAAGGTCTTTGACGACGAGTGGCTCGCCCGCTACGGCTTCCTCACTCCGCCGCGCGGCGAGCAGACGGTCGGCGACCTGCTCCGCGGCAAGGAGGGGCGTCTCCCTGACCTCGTCCACACCCACCCCCACGAGTCCGTCGCCGAGGCGGTGAAGATCCTCCGCGAGTACGGCGTCTCGCAGATGCCGGTGCTGCGGGCCGAGCCGCCCGTGCGCGCTGCGGAGGTCGCGGGTGCGGTGAGCGAGCGCGACCTGCTCGACAAGCTCTTCCACGGCGAGGCGTCGCTCGCCGACACCGTCGAGGAGCACATGGCGCCCTCGCTGCCGAGCATCGGCGCCGGTGAGCCCGTGGAGGAGGCTGTCGCCGCGCTCGGGAACGCGGATGCCGTGGTCGTCCACGAGGACGGCGACCCGGTGGGCGTGCTGACGCGCCACGATCTCTTGGGGTACGTCGCCACGCTCTGA
- a CDS encoding class F sortase: MTTEPDLVTVRREARARRRARARVRAAIGAVVGVVGVACVAWAIMGAPAPATAPSSASVTPTPQVTTPTEAAGGTVALPKGRARPRLVVIPALGVKAPVEPMPVIDGVLTPPSPATTVGWWDRSARPGSSRGTVVVAGHKVQAGGGAFDTLGTLNPGDRATLRTMRGRVHYVVKRVVTYDRATLAQKSKSIFRQGGRPRLILITCEDWDGQAYRSNTVVYATPVS, from the coding sequence GTGACCACCGAGCCTGATCTCGTCACCGTCCGCCGTGAGGCGCGTGCCCGTCGCCGGGCACGCGCCCGCGTGCGTGCGGCCATCGGAGCCGTCGTGGGTGTCGTCGGTGTGGCCTGTGTCGCGTGGGCGATCATGGGCGCACCGGCGCCTGCGACGGCTCCGAGCTCGGCGAGCGTGACACCCACGCCGCAGGTGACGACACCGACCGAAGCGGCGGGCGGCACCGTCGCCCTCCCCAAGGGACGCGCGCGTCCACGACTCGTCGTCATCCCCGCGCTCGGCGTCAAGGCCCCCGTCGAGCCGATGCCGGTGATCGACGGTGTGCTCACTCCCCCGAGTCCCGCGACGACGGTCGGATGGTGGGACCGCAGCGCCCGACCCGGATCGTCACGGGGCACGGTCGTCGTCGCAGGGCACAAGGTCCAGGCAGGTGGCGGCGCCTTCGACACGCTCGGCACCCTGAACCCCGGCGATCGCGCGACCCTGCGGACGATGCGTGGCCGCGTCCACTACGTCGTGAAGCGGGTCGTCACGTACGACCGCGCGACGCTCGCGCAGAAGTCGAAGAGCATCTTCCGCCAGGGCGGCAGGCCTCGCCTCATCCTCATCACGTGCGAGGACTGGGACGGGCAGGCGTACCGCTCAAACACCGTCGTCTACGCCACGCCCGTCAGCTGA
- a CDS encoding tyrosine-protein phosphatase: MPETVPNLRDLGGLPTEDGATTTHGVLLRSAMPSADDRGPDGVHWPPSLVLDLRSSAEAGPRHPLAGAGATVRRISLLEALRPDGPQSANPEVVARMATGGLQALYLGMLEIARAELVEVAREVAAHDGPTLLHCAAGKDRTGVAVAMILRTAGVSRDAVVKDYLATGASMDAVLRRLHMSAPIDPARPAPTSYLAIPQDAIDAVLDVWDSHPGGTAGWLYDAGAEAVVIDGLRERLVV, translated from the coding sequence ATGCCTGAGACGGTCCCCAACCTTCGCGACCTCGGCGGACTCCCGACCGAGGACGGTGCCACGACCACCCACGGGGTGCTGCTGCGCAGCGCGATGCCCAGCGCCGACGACCGCGGCCCGGACGGGGTGCACTGGCCGCCGAGCCTGGTCCTCGACCTTCGCTCGAGCGCCGAGGCCGGACCTCGCCACCCGCTGGCGGGAGCGGGCGCGACGGTGCGCCGGATCTCGCTGCTCGAGGCGCTGCGCCCCGACGGCCCGCAGTCGGCCAACCCGGAGGTCGTCGCGCGGATGGCGACCGGTGGTCTGCAGGCGCTTTATCTCGGCATGCTCGAGATCGCGCGTGCCGAGCTGGTCGAAGTCGCCCGTGAGGTCGCCGCCCACGACGGCCCGACCCTCCTGCACTGCGCGGCGGGCAAGGACCGTACGGGTGTCGCGGTCGCGATGATCCTCCGTACGGCCGGGGTGTCGCGCGACGCGGTCGTCAAGGACTACCTGGCCACCGGGGCTTCGATGGACGCGGTGCTGCGTCGCCTCCACATGTCGGCGCCGATCGATCCGGCACGGCCCGCGCCCACCTCGTACCTCGCGATCCCGCAGGACGCGATCGACGCCGTCCTCGACGTCTGGGACAGCCATCCCGGAGGGACGGCGGGCTGGCTTTACGACGCTGGAGCGGAGGCCGTGGTCATCGACGGGCTGCGCGAGCGTCTCGTCGTCTGA
- a CDS encoding ABC transporter permease, translating into MGRYITRRVLQGVLTLFLVILLLHLLTTLAIQLNGNPAQAFFGDRPPSPSQLAAVEKRYGLDDSCYDQLGSPCLGPFVDRLGAYASGDFGESLRGREVTDIVSAAAPNTLRLFAVVAVTWALIGMTLGSIAARRRGKPSDQGIRGLSVLIDALPIFVLLLIYKYVFSVPLSKWAKETFGSDSLPALLFKPSFSLDHPWATLIVPGILLGLAGSAAFIRLVRAAQLESYNADHVRAARSKGLSERHVAVHHVVRNSSIPVATAVGIIFTEALAGAVITEGMMNIYGMGGVLWKAVQDSDVSVVIGIVTLLAVVTVVVMIVVDVVYAALDPRIRYD; encoded by the coding sequence TTGGGTCGATACATCACGCGTCGTGTGCTGCAGGGTGTCCTCACCCTGTTCCTCGTGATCCTGCTGCTGCACCTGCTCACGACGCTCGCCATCCAGCTGAACGGCAACCCAGCGCAGGCGTTCTTCGGTGACCGCCCGCCGAGCCCGTCGCAGCTGGCCGCGGTCGAGAAGCGCTACGGCCTCGACGACTCCTGCTACGACCAGCTCGGCAGCCCCTGCCTCGGGCCGTTCGTCGACCGCCTGGGGGCGTACGCGTCCGGCGACTTCGGCGAGAGCCTTCGCGGCCGCGAGGTCACCGACATCGTCAGCGCCGCCGCCCCCAACACCCTGCGCCTGTTCGCGGTGGTGGCCGTGACGTGGGCGCTGATCGGCATGACCCTCGGCTCGATCGCGGCGCGTCGCCGCGGCAAGCCGTCGGACCAGGGCATCCGCGGGCTGTCCGTCCTCATCGACGCGCTGCCGATCTTCGTGCTGCTGCTGATCTACAAGTACGTCTTCTCCGTCCCGCTGAGCAAATGGGCCAAAGAGACGTTCGGCAGCGACAGCCTCCCTGCGCTGCTGTTCAAGCCGTCGTTCTCCCTCGACCACCCGTGGGCGACGCTGATCGTCCCTGGCATCCTGCTCGGGCTCGCGGGCTCGGCGGCGTTCATCCGGCTGGTCCGCGCAGCGCAGCTGGAGAGCTACAACGCCGACCACGTGCGCGCGGCCCGCTCCAAGGGGTTGTCCGAGCGGCACGTCGCGGTCCACCACGTGGTCCGCAACTCCTCGATCCCGGTCGCCACCGCGGTCGGCATCATCTTCACCGAGGCGCTCGCCGGTGCGGTAATCACCGAGGGGATGATGAACATCTACGGGATGGGCGGCGTGCTCTGGAAGGCCGTCCAGGACAGTGACGTGTCGGTCGTGATCGGCATCGTCACGCTCCTCGCGGTGGTGACCGTCGTCGTGATGATCGTCGTCGACGTCGTCTATGCCGCACTCGACCCGAGGATCCGCTATGACTGA
- a CDS encoding PHP domain-containing protein, protein MNAPAPGPSAALREIAYLLERARAEPRRPMAYRKAADVYDDLGDADLDRLAARDTWTELSGIGAKTSAVIAQARAGKVPDTLARLRTDAAPIPGDDTPLRQALRGDLHTHSTWSDGGASIDEMMRTAKSLGHEYCALTDHSPRLTVARGLSPDRLREQLDVVAALNDELAPFRILTGIEVDILDDGSLDQEPELLERLDVVVASIHSRLRDEADTMTRRMVAAVANPHTDVLGHVTGRLVEGGRGTRPESAFHAEMVFEACKQFDTAVEINSRPERRDPPSRLIEVALERGCLFSIDTDAHAPGQLAWQGLACARAEAAGVTAERVVDTWPLDDLLAWSKR, encoded by the coding sequence ATGAATGCCCCGGCCCCCGGGCCGTCGGCTGCCCTCCGTGAGATCGCGTACCTCCTCGAACGCGCCCGGGCCGAGCCCCGCCGGCCCATGGCGTACCGGAAGGCGGCCGACGTCTATGACGATCTCGGGGACGCCGACCTCGACCGGCTGGCTGCACGCGACACCTGGACGGAGCTCAGCGGGATCGGGGCCAAGACTTCAGCGGTGATCGCGCAGGCCCGGGCCGGGAAGGTCCCCGACACCCTCGCCAGGCTCCGTACGGACGCCGCACCGATCCCCGGCGACGACACACCGCTGCGGCAGGCGCTGCGTGGCGACCTCCACACGCACTCCACCTGGTCCGACGGCGGGGCCTCGATCGACGAGATGATGAGGACTGCCAAGTCGCTCGGCCACGAGTACTGCGCGCTGACCGACCACTCGCCGCGGTTGACCGTCGCACGGGGGCTGTCGCCGGATCGCCTGCGTGAGCAGCTCGACGTGGTTGCTGCTCTCAACGACGAGCTCGCACCCTTTCGGATCCTCACCGGCATCGAGGTCGACATCCTCGACGACGGAAGCCTCGACCAGGAGCCTGAGCTTCTCGAGCGGCTCGACGTGGTGGTGGCGAGCATCCACTCGCGCCTGCGCGACGAGGCCGACACGATGACGCGCCGGATGGTCGCCGCCGTCGCCAACCCGCACACGGACGTGCTCGGCCATGTCACCGGGCGGCTGGTCGAGGGCGGCCGAGGAACGCGGCCTGAGTCGGCGTTCCACGCGGAGATGGTCTTCGAGGCGTGCAAGCAGTTCGACACGGCGGTCGAGATCAACAGCCGACCCGAGCGCCGTGACCCCCCGAGCCGGCTGATCGAGGTGGCACTCGAACGCGGATGCCTGTTCTCGATCGACACCGACGCCCATGCGCCGGGGCAGCTGGCGTGGCAGGGGTTGGCGTGCGCGCGGGCCGAGGCCGCGGGCGTCACGGCCGAGCGCGTCGTCGACACCTGGCCGCTCGATGATCTGCTCGCGTGGTCGAAGCGCTGA
- a CDS encoding LLM class F420-dependent oxidoreductase codes for MELRIFTEPQQGATYDDLLAVAVAAEEHAFGAFFRSDHYLAMNAEGLPGPTDAWTTLAALARDTSRIRLGTLMTSATFRHPGVLAIQVAQVDQMSGGRVELGLGAGWFAAEHEAYGIPFPATGERFDRLEEQLEVVTGLWEAPVGELFSYGGKHYTLTDSPALPKPVQSPRPPVLIGGQGARRTPALAARFAQEFNLPFTPVTEHRAKYDRVRAACEEIGRDPEELTYSSALVVCCGRDDAEIAHRAAAIGREVDELAENGLCGTPAQVAERIAEYAAQGSQRIYLQVLDLADLEHVALLGEEVLPVVTDA; via the coding sequence ATGGAGCTGCGCATCTTCACCGAGCCACAACAGGGTGCCACGTACGACGATCTTCTCGCCGTCGCGGTCGCTGCCGAGGAGCACGCTTTCGGAGCGTTCTTCCGGTCCGACCACTACCTCGCGATGAATGCCGAAGGACTGCCTGGTCCGACCGATGCCTGGACGACGCTCGCGGCGCTCGCCCGCGACACGTCCCGCATCCGGCTCGGGACGCTGATGACGTCGGCGACGTTCCGCCATCCGGGTGTGCTCGCGATCCAGGTCGCCCAGGTCGACCAGATGAGCGGCGGTCGCGTCGAGCTGGGCCTCGGCGCCGGCTGGTTCGCTGCCGAGCACGAGGCGTACGGGATCCCGTTCCCCGCGACGGGGGAGCGCTTCGACCGCCTCGAGGAGCAGCTCGAGGTCGTCACCGGCCTGTGGGAGGCGCCGGTCGGCGAGCTCTTCTCGTACGGGGGCAAGCACTACACCCTGACCGACTCCCCGGCGCTGCCCAAGCCCGTGCAGTCACCCCGCCCGCCGGTCCTCATCGGTGGTCAGGGCGCACGGAGGACCCCGGCGCTCGCGGCGCGCTTCGCGCAGGAGTTCAACCTGCCGTTCACCCCTGTCACCGAGCACCGTGCGAAGTACGACCGGGTGCGCGCCGCGTGCGAGGAGATCGGGCGCGACCCCGAGGAGCTCACGTACTCCAGCGCGCTCGTCGTCTGCTGCGGTCGCGACGACGCCGAGATTGCTCACCGGGCGGCCGCGATCGGTCGCGAGGTCGACGAGCTCGCCGAGAACGGCCTCTGCGGGACGCCGGCCCAGGTGGCCGAGCGGATCGCCGAGTACGCCGCGCAGGGTTCGCAGCGGATCTACCTGCAGGTGCTCGATCTGGCCGACCTCGAGCACGTCGCGCTGCTGGGCGAGGAGGTCCTCCCGGTGGTGACCGATGCCTGA
- a CDS encoding ABC transporter permease — translation MTDPSVSALIAEETEGGAPNRSFWSDAFRTLRRRPTVIAATAVALFFLVVAVFPWLFTDKDPQRCDIADSRIPPQWFGGDHPFGTNVHGCDVLAELVYGSRPSLLLAFIVVGVSVLIGIVLGTLSGYYLGIVDAVISRTVEVFLVVPLLLAALLLLSLFRTVDLGDGLLATIIQPAIVLTMFGWMGYTRYVRASVLETKNLDYVTAARVLGASDLRIMFRHILPNAIGTVTALVPTAIAAVVGTEAVLAFLGIGVRPPAVSWGIMITEGSEWFTGGSQYLLLFPLGCLLATVLAFVVIGDNLRDALDPKLR, via the coding sequence ATGACTGACCCCAGCGTCTCCGCGCTGATCGCGGAGGAGACCGAGGGCGGCGCACCCAACCGCTCCTTCTGGTCGGACGCCTTCCGTACGTTGCGCCGCCGCCCCACGGTCATCGCGGCCACGGCGGTCGCACTGTTCTTCCTGGTCGTGGCTGTCTTTCCGTGGCTGTTCACCGACAAGGACCCGCAGCGCTGCGACATCGCCGATTCGCGCATCCCGCCGCAGTGGTTCGGCGGGGACCACCCCTTCGGCACGAACGTGCACGGCTGCGACGTGCTCGCGGAGCTCGTCTACGGCTCCCGCCCGTCGCTGCTGCTCGCCTTCATCGTCGTGGGGGTTTCGGTGCTCATCGGCATCGTGCTCGGCACCCTGTCGGGCTACTACCTCGGCATCGTCGACGCCGTGATCTCGCGGACGGTCGAGGTATTCCTCGTCGTCCCGCTGCTGCTCGCCGCGCTGCTGCTCCTGTCGCTGTTCCGTACGGTCGATCTCGGCGACGGGCTGCTCGCCACCATCATCCAACCGGCGATCGTGCTCACGATGTTCGGCTGGATGGGCTACACCCGGTACGTACGGGCGAGCGTCCTCGAGACGAAGAACCTCGACTACGTCACGGCCGCGCGGGTGCTCGGCGCCTCCGACCTGCGCATCATGTTCCGCCATATCCTCCCCAACGCGATCGGCACGGTGACCGCGCTCGTCCCGACCGCCATCGCGGCGGTGGTCGGGACAGAAGCCGTGCTGGCGTTCCTCGGCATCGGCGTACGCCCGCCCGCCGTGAGCTGGGGGATCATGATCACGGAGGGCTCGGAGTGGTTCACGGGTGGCTCGCAGTATTTGCTCCTCTTCCCGCTCGGATGTCTGCTGGCCACGGTGCTCGCCTTCGTGGTGATCGGCGACAACCTCCGCGACGCCCTCGATCCGAAGCTGAGGTGA
- a CDS encoding SGNH/GDSL hydrolase family protein has protein sequence MTRARAARRLATAALFGGGGLGLLGGGAVGLLKLQAGRARNKIGVSDDRPPTPDGVYGAELPGEPIRFVMLGDSTGVGYGMLRAEDTPPALFGEGLSQIAGRPVEVSSRAIVGAVSTDLAAQIALVLPSHPQVAALVIGANDVTHVKNVSGAVAALGEAVRTLRENGCEVVVGTCPDLGTVRPLPQPLRMLARTISRRLAAAQVISVVEAGGRAVSLSNLLQRDFWTAPSELFGDDKFHPSAAGYASMVAAMLPSVAVAVGAWDDDEESAAFPEGIVLPVSFAAAEAVDTGGTEVSRSEVAGAARGPRGRWAALRVRR, from the coding sequence ATGACTCGGGCACGTGCAGCACGCAGGCTCGCGACGGCGGCGCTCTTCGGCGGGGGCGGGCTCGGCCTGCTCGGCGGCGGAGCGGTCGGGCTCCTCAAGCTGCAGGCGGGGCGCGCGCGCAACAAGATCGGCGTGAGCGACGACCGGCCGCCTACGCCCGACGGGGTGTACGGCGCGGAGCTGCCGGGCGAGCCGATCCGCTTCGTCATGCTCGGCGACTCCACCGGCGTCGGGTACGGCATGCTGCGGGCCGAGGACACGCCGCCCGCACTGTTCGGCGAAGGGCTCTCGCAGATCGCAGGGCGTCCCGTCGAGGTCTCCAGCCGCGCGATCGTCGGTGCGGTGTCGACCGACCTCGCCGCGCAGATCGCGCTCGTGCTGCCGTCCCACCCGCAGGTCGCCGCGCTCGTCATCGGCGCCAACGACGTCACGCACGTGAAGAACGTCTCCGGAGCCGTCGCCGCGCTCGGCGAGGCCGTCCGCACGCTGCGCGAGAACGGCTGCGAGGTCGTCGTCGGGACCTGCCCCGACCTCGGTACCGTACGCCCACTCCCCCAGCCGCTGCGGATGCTCGCCCGAACGATCAGCCGACGCCTCGCCGCCGCGCAGGTGATCAGCGTCGTCGAGGCCGGAGGGCGGGCGGTCTCACTGAGCAACCTGCTCCAGCGCGACTTCTGGACCGCCCCCTCGGAGCTGTTCGGCGACGACAAGTTCCACCCGTCGGCCGCGGGCTACGCGAGCATGGTCGCCGCGATGCTGCCGTCGGTGGCGGTCGCAGTGGGCGCCTGGGACGACGACGAGGAGTCGGCCGCGTTCCCGGAGGGCATCGTCCTGCCGGTCTCGTTCGCGGCCGCAGAGGCGGTTGACACGGGCGGCACCGAGGTCTCGCGCTCCGAGGTCGCCGGAGCCGCCCGAGGCCCGCGCGGACGCTGGGCCGCCCTCCGCGTCCGCCGCTGA
- a CDS encoding Bax inhibitor-1/YccA family protein, translated as MKSHNPVFSRSDEFNGRASQTGYSDPSTWQVGAPGDAGDGGGQGPYDTAVVDRMTVDSVVQKTALTIGLTAVSAALVWFYLGDVTVDQSALNTAFAFATGGAIIGFVLALVNSFKKIISPALVLAYAVVEGVFVGALSKVVASYVGDSGIVAQAVLGTIAAFAGTLFVYRFFNIQVTDKFRRGVTAALFGFMAVVLLNFVLSFFGADFGLRDFSMLGLIVSCIAVVLGVLCLILDFDYVETGVREGLPERESWRAAFGLTVTLIWLYIEILRILAILRGDN; from the coding sequence ATGAAGAGCCACAACCCCGTCTTCTCCCGCAGTGACGAGTTCAACGGACGCGCCAGCCAGACTGGATACTCCGATCCGAGCACCTGGCAGGTCGGGGCGCCCGGCGACGCCGGTGACGGTGGCGGCCAGGGCCCGTACGACACGGCCGTCGTCGACCGGATGACCGTCGACTCGGTCGTCCAGAAGACCGCGCTGACGATCGGGCTCACCGCGGTCTCCGCCGCGCTGGTCTGGTTCTACCTCGGCGACGTCACCGTCGACCAGTCGGCGCTCAACACGGCGTTCGCGTTCGCGACCGGCGGCGCGATCATCGGCTTCGTGCTGGCCTTGGTGAACTCCTTCAAGAAGATCATCAGCCCGGCGCTGGTTCTCGCGTACGCGGTCGTCGAGGGCGTCTTCGTCGGTGCCCTCTCCAAGGTCGTCGCCTCCTACGTCGGTGATTCCGGCATCGTCGCGCAGGCCGTGCTCGGCACGATCGCCGCGTTCGCCGGCACGTTGTTCGTCTACCGCTTCTTCAACATCCAGGTCACCGACAAGTTCCGCCGCGGCGTGACGGCGGCGCTGTTCGGCTTCATGGCCGTCGTGCTGCTCAACTTCGTGCTGAGCTTCTTCGGCGCCGACTTCGGTCTGCGTGACTTCTCGATGCTCGGCCTGATCGTCAGCTGCATCGCGGTCGTCCTGGGTGTGCTGTGCCTCATCCTCGACTTCGACTACGTCGAGACCGGTGTGCGCGAGGGGCTGCCCGAGCGCGAGTCCTGGCGCGCCGCCTTCGGACTCACCGTCACGCTGATCTGGCTCTACATCGAGATCTTGCGTATTCTCGCGATCCTGCGCGGCGACAACTAG